In the Candidatus Electrothrix rattekaaiensis genome, one interval contains:
- a CDS encoding aldo/keto reductase, translating to MKSLEFDNGDQMPILGLGTWKSEPGDVYKAVKEALKLGYRHIDCAPIYGNEAEVGKALAESINEGVVSREELWITSKLWNDCHAPDDVQPALEKTLADLQIEYLDLYLIHWPVALKKGCLFPESGADMLSLEELPLTQTWTGMEAVLDKKLSRHIGVSNFSVPKLKALLEVARRRPEMNQIELHPYLQQPEMLDFCRKNKVHITAYSPLGSPDRPSVFKEDDEPVLLKEAVVCQIAEQHGCTAAQILINWAVQRETVVIPKSVNPARMQQNLAAASLELIPDDMENIAALDRQRRYVSGAFWALEDGPYTVANLWDEKEEV from the coding sequence ATGAAGAGTCTGGAGTTTGATAACGGTGACCAAATGCCCATCCTGGGATTAGGAACGTGGAAATCCGAGCCCGGCGATGTGTACAAGGCGGTCAAAGAGGCCCTGAAGTTGGGGTATCGCCATATTGATTGTGCGCCTATCTACGGCAATGAAGCCGAGGTCGGCAAGGCCCTGGCTGAATCCATCAACGAAGGTGTTGTGTCCAGAGAAGAGCTTTGGATAACCTCTAAGCTCTGGAATGATTGCCATGCGCCTGATGATGTGCAGCCTGCATTGGAAAAGACCCTGGCGGATCTTCAGATAGAGTATCTGGATCTCTATCTCATTCACTGGCCAGTGGCCTTGAAGAAAGGCTGTCTTTTTCCTGAAAGCGGAGCTGATATGCTCTCCCTGGAGGAATTACCGCTCACACAGACCTGGACTGGTATGGAGGCTGTGCTGGATAAGAAGCTCAGCCGTCATATCGGGGTGAGCAACTTCAGTGTGCCAAAACTTAAAGCCTTACTGGAAGTCGCTCGCAGGCGACCTGAAATGAACCAGATAGAGTTGCATCCTTATTTGCAGCAGCCGGAGATGTTGGATTTTTGTCGTAAGAATAAGGTGCATATAACAGCGTATTCTCCCCTGGGGTCGCCTGACAGGCCATCTGTTTTTAAGGAAGATGATGAACCAGTGCTGTTGAAGGAAGCTGTGGTTTGTCAAATAGCGGAGCAGCATGGCTGTACAGCTGCTCAGATCCTTATAAACTGGGCTGTGCAGCGTGAGACCGTTGTTATTCCTAAGTCAGTCAACCCTGCCCGAATGCAGCAAAATCTTGCTGCGGCCAGCTTGGAGTTGATCCCTGATGATATGGAAAATATCGCAGCACTTGATCGGCAGCGTCGTTATGTCAGCGGAGCCTTTTGGGCCTTAGAAGATGGCCCCTATACTGTGGCGAATCTCTGGGATGAAAAGGAAGAGGTTTGA
- a CDS encoding fatty acid CoA ligase family protein: MNNCNIGAALHKAAAERKDAVALVTGKNGTYQQWTFQEVLANSNRYANALQVKGVQRGDRVMLMVRPSMEFICLTYALFQLGAVVILIDPGMGYKNLLRCIGSVQPKVLIAIPQVHLFSRLFRQPFVTVERRFCVGIHLPGLCGTSMQGAARKESTDFTAVNTEKDELAAIIFTTGSTGPPKGVQYTHGIFYHQLQQIRDYYGIGPDDVDQPGFPLFALFATALGAAAVIPDMDPTRPAEVDPAKFIRSIQDKQVSYSFGSPAIWNVVSRYCIDQRITLPVRKILMAGAPVPGELIERVQRIMPEDGEIYIPYGATESLPSTSISGREILKETWDQTRIGKGTCVGCPLPGMRVEIIQPVDNPLADWNEVEVLSSGSIGEIVVKGPVVTQAYDHNEEETRMAKIPDVEAGGLWHRMGDMGYQDEQGRLWFCGRKAHRVLTEKGPMYTICCEAIFNEHPEVFRSALVGLGEPGKQQPALTVELYAKKPKDEKHLCAELQQLARSNPLTSSIEIFMIFAVFPVDIRHNAKIFREKLASWVQQRLECRQGL; encoded by the coding sequence ATGAACAACTGCAACATAGGCGCAGCCCTACACAAGGCCGCTGCGGAACGTAAAGACGCTGTCGCCTTAGTCACCGGCAAGAACGGCACATATCAGCAATGGACCTTTCAGGAAGTACTAGCCAACAGCAACCGCTATGCCAATGCCCTGCAAGTCAAAGGCGTCCAACGCGGTGACCGGGTCATGCTCATGGTGCGCCCGTCAATGGAGTTCATCTGCCTGACCTATGCCCTGTTTCAGCTGGGTGCGGTGGTAATTCTCATTGATCCGGGCATGGGCTATAAAAACCTGCTCCGCTGCATCGGCTCGGTCCAACCCAAGGTGCTGATCGCCATCCCACAGGTCCATCTTTTTTCCCGCCTGTTCAGGCAGCCCTTTGTCACGGTGGAGCGGCGTTTCTGTGTCGGCATACATCTTCCGGGACTCTGCGGAACGTCCATGCAGGGAGCAGCCCGCAAGGAAAGCACGGATTTCACGGCTGTGAATACGGAAAAGGATGAGCTGGCCGCAATCATCTTTACCACCGGTTCCACCGGCCCGCCCAAGGGCGTCCAGTACACCCACGGTATTTTTTATCATCAGCTGCAACAGATTCGTGATTATTACGGCATCGGTCCTGACGACGTGGATCAGCCCGGCTTTCCCCTGTTCGCCCTTTTTGCCACCGCCCTTGGTGCAGCAGCGGTGATCCCGGATATGGATCCCACCCGACCGGCAGAGGTGGATCCTGCCAAATTTATTCGCTCCATCCAGGATAAGCAGGTGAGCTATTCCTTTGGTTCGCCAGCCATCTGGAACGTAGTCAGTCGCTACTGCATTGATCAGCGTATTACCCTGCCAGTGCGCAAAATCCTTATGGCCGGAGCCCCGGTTCCAGGTGAGTTGATTGAGCGGGTCCAGCGGATCATGCCCGAGGACGGGGAAATCTACATCCCTTACGGCGCTACGGAGAGCCTGCCGTCCACCTCTATCAGCGGGCGGGAAATTCTCAAGGAAACTTGGGATCAGACCCGGATCGGCAAGGGCACCTGTGTTGGGTGTCCCTTGCCGGGAATGCGCGTTGAGATTATTCAGCCGGTTGATAATCCCTTGGCTGATTGGAACGAGGTCGAGGTGCTGTCAAGCGGTAGTATAGGCGAGATTGTAGTCAAAGGACCGGTGGTAACCCAAGCCTATGATCATAATGAAGAGGAAACCCGTATGGCCAAAATCCCTGATGTGGAAGCTGGAGGTTTATGGCACCGCATGGGAGATATGGGGTATCAGGATGAGCAGGGACGGCTCTGGTTCTGCGGTCGTAAGGCCCATCGGGTACTGACTGAGAAGGGTCCCATGTATACTATCTGCTGTGAGGCCATCTTTAACGAACATCCTGAGGTGTTCCGTTCTGCCTTGGTTGGTTTAGGGGAACCGGGCAAGCAGCAACCTGCTCTGACCGTTGAGCTGTATGCGAAAAAGCCAAAAGATGAAAAGCACCTTTGTGCCGAGTTACAGCAGCTGGCCCGCTCTAATCCCTTGACGAGCAGCATTGAAATCTTTATGATTTTTGCTGTCTTTCCGGTGGATATTCGCCATAACGCCAAGATATTCAGGGAAAAGCTAGCTTCCTGGGTCCAGCAGCGTTTAGAGTGCCGCCAAGGGCTTTGA
- the extKL gene encoding multiheme c-type cytochrome ExtKL, with product MLFTQPLAAKEKSKKADKTAHTIVTKEANTIDELVDMLDEKKCGECHSEIHKEWQQSWHAQSVVSPGAIKGIHNFFAIGLPKEWKKPITKAEVMKCYDCHAPVIQYASEKLAVEIAEMVITAHKEKDKPAGEKAKKELSKLSVGCVSCHNLKATSVARGLRGDPKKGAIYGATGADSDGAHETIQTVDITRSVMCMQCHGKYKAPDGETIQCNTLSGSFQNAYQNNGGTETCQDCHMLKNSKTGKKSHIMPGGHDLDMVKKGLGLKVNFAQYRHLPGKIKGVKNDKAWVPSAVVTAFVENKAGHRIPDGULWSGKVVLEVTARNLEEKDPKKQVLYSAQKTWFEIGVDMDRDMRYGAWQIKEIIDLTLPPSQTQKVEHLMNFDTDTEEVEIEVKLLYYISGGKGDVIFTEKKQFTYEID from the coding sequence ATGCTGTTCACTCAACCTCTTGCGGCCAAGGAAAAAAGCAAAAAAGCCGACAAGACCGCACACACCATTGTTACAAAAGAGGCAAACACCATTGATGAACTCGTCGATATGCTGGACGAGAAAAAATGCGGTGAATGCCATTCCGAAATTCACAAGGAGTGGCAACAGTCTTGGCATGCCCAGTCTGTTGTCTCTCCCGGTGCTATAAAAGGTATTCATAATTTCTTCGCCATCGGTCTTCCGAAAGAATGGAAAAAACCGATAACCAAGGCCGAGGTAATGAAATGTTATGACTGCCATGCCCCGGTAATACAATATGCTTCTGAAAAGTTAGCCGTAGAAATAGCCGAGATGGTCATTACGGCCCATAAGGAAAAAGATAAACCGGCTGGCGAAAAGGCCAAAAAAGAGTTATCCAAGCTGAGTGTCGGCTGTGTTTCCTGTCATAACCTGAAGGCCACCAGCGTTGCCCGTGGCCTGCGCGGCGACCCCAAGAAGGGTGCCATCTACGGCGCCACAGGAGCGGATAGTGATGGTGCTCATGAAACCATTCAGACCGTGGATATCACCCGTTCGGTCATGTGTATGCAATGTCATGGCAAGTATAAAGCTCCAGACGGAGAAACCATCCAGTGTAACACGCTTTCCGGCAGCTTCCAGAACGCCTACCAAAATAACGGCGGCACCGAAACTTGTCAGGACTGCCATATGCTAAAGAATAGCAAGACTGGCAAAAAGAGCCATATCATGCCCGGTGGCCATGATCTGGACATGGTGAAAAAAGGGCTCGGACTGAAAGTCAATTTTGCTCAATATCGTCACCTGCCCGGCAAGATCAAGGGCGTGAAAAACGATAAGGCCTGGGTACCCAGTGCGGTAGTGACAGCCTTTGTCGAGAATAAGGCGGGACATCGTATCCCGGATGGCTGACTGTGGTCAGGCAAAGTGGTCCTGGAAGTGACCGCACGAAATCTTGAAGAAAAAGACCCGAAAAAACAAGTACTCTATTCTGCACAAAAAACCTGGTTCGAGATCGGCGTTGATATGGACAGGGATATGCGCTACGGTGCTTGGCAGATCAAAGAAATCATTGATCTGACCCTGCCCCCGAGCCAGACCCAGAAAGTAGAGCACCTTATGAACTTTGATACAGATACCGAAGAGGTTGAGATCGAAGTGAAGCTGTTGTATTACATCAGCGGCGGAAAAGGTGATGTAATCTTTACCGAAAAGAAACAGTTCACCTATGAAATTGACTGA
- a CDS encoding glycosyltransferase family A protein — protein sequence MISVIIPTCNRAEFLEQAIASVLDQSLACGEILVVDDGSVDATSEVVRKISGSAAVPIRYLYQENKGASAARNKGIAEAQYDLFCFLDSDDRWAPRKLEMQLEAMERQPHYLISHTREIWYRQGKRVNQKKKHAPPHGEIFNRSLRMCVVGMSTVMVRRELFTRYGLFAEDMLCCEDYDLWLRVSREEEFLLIDEALTLKDGGRPDQLSALHRQGMDTWRIRSLCRLLESGRLSSEQYTWALAELERKCTVYGKGCLKHGRPEEGERYLTLPEQFRVKKKFLI from the coding sequence ATGATTTCAGTTATTATTCCGACATGTAACCGGGCAGAATTTCTTGAACAGGCAATTGCTTCGGTGCTGGACCAGAGCCTTGCCTGCGGAGAAATTCTGGTGGTTGATGACGGTTCCGTTGATGCAACTTCGGAGGTCGTCAGGAAGATCAGCGGGTCTGCAGCGGTGCCGATTCGTTATCTGTATCAGGAGAATAAAGGGGCTTCCGCAGCACGTAATAAGGGGATTGCCGAGGCCCAGTATGATCTTTTCTGTTTTCTTGACTCCGATGATCGCTGGGCTCCGCGTAAGCTGGAAATGCAGCTGGAAGCTATGGAGCGGCAACCGCACTATCTTATTTCCCATACTCGGGAGATTTGGTATCGGCAGGGAAAACGGGTTAACCAGAAAAAGAAGCACGCGCCTCCCCATGGTGAGATATTCAATCGCTCTTTGCGAATGTGTGTGGTCGGGATGTCCACGGTCATGGTGCGGAGGGAACTTTTTACCCGTTACGGCCTGTTTGCCGAGGATATGCTCTGTTGTGAAGATTATGATCTTTGGTTGCGAGTAAGTAGGGAGGAAGAATTTCTTCTTATTGATGAGGCCCTCACTTTGAAAGATGGCGGGCGACCAGACCAGCTCTCAGCTCTTCATCGTCAGGGGATGGATACTTGGCGTATTCGTTCTCTTTGTCGTCTCCTGGAGAGTGGCCGGTTAAGCTCGGAGCAGTATACATGGGCTCTTGCAGAGCTGGAGAGAAAATGCACTGTTTACGGTAAAGGATGTCTGAAACACGGCAGACCGGAAGAGGGAGAACGCTATCTCACGTTGCCTGAGCAGTTTCGAGTGAAGAAAAAATTTTTGATATAA